Proteins encoded together in one Terriglobia bacterium window:
- a CDS encoding PBP1A family penicillin-binding protein — MPGSATSRRRLRPLLLLGLAVVPAAAAGATLGYGLKFDLPDVKKLEDYTPPLSTRVFAQDGTSLASFGEQRRTLVPYRDIPKVFEQALIAVEDSNFYHHSGVDLRGILRAAWYDVRNLTLEQGASTLTQQLARNLFPDVLKPEKTAHRKFQEMLLAFEIERRYTKQEILRLYCNQVYMGHGRYGIEAASRFFFGKSAKEMDLPEAALLAGLVQRPEGLSPFRHPERALKRRNHVLERMAEEGYLRPAAARAAEREPLRLSALRESANLAPYFVEEVRRLLQSKYGDESLYQSGLEVRTTLDPRLQGLANAAMDVGLRELDKRQGWRGVKVRVPPGESPDAWDPPSWRDGVQPGEVADAVVVSVSEAHARVRAGPYRGTLGPEEIAWTGRTYASSLLKRGDVIRVRIEPGGLDGAPTFLLEQEPRVEAALVAIDPATGAVRALLGGFDYRRSEFDRAIQARRQCGSAFKPFVYAAALTQGMTPAETILDEPTVFIDPQTFVPYEPENYYDRYYGNLTLRHALENSVNIATVKLLGRVGFAPVIDIARRLGISTELKPYPSLALGAFEVSLLELTSAYGAFADQGVRVEPHLVEEVRSNDGAALERAKPEVRDAVSPQIAYLMNRLLEGVVTDGTGEAAAELGRPLAGKTGTTNDFTDAWFIGYAPDLVVGVWVGFDEKKSLGNRVTGAQAALPIWKQFMETAYEGRAAEDFPIPTGVTIASIDSTTGLKASDAAGCAPVISEAFLAGTEPTAYCSEAEHLRLKLPYPFQRYPLDEDGALAVPSADLDRLLSSEPTVRLTIGGRRLEAVTPDGKVSLPIRRVPGRVADPIPEEARGKVDPAGWIGKDGRRATAVMIRR, encoded by the coding sequence TTGCCCGGATCCGCGACCTCGCGCCGCCGCCTTCGGCCGCTCCTGCTCCTCGGCCTGGCGGTGGTCCCCGCGGCCGCGGCCGGGGCGACGCTCGGCTACGGCCTGAAGTTCGACCTGCCCGACGTCAAGAAGCTCGAGGACTACACGCCCCCGCTCAGCACGAGGGTGTTCGCGCAGGACGGGACCTCGCTGGCGAGCTTCGGGGAGCAGCGCCGGACGCTGGTCCCCTACCGGGACATTCCGAAGGTGTTCGAGCAGGCGCTGATCGCGGTGGAGGATTCGAATTTCTACCACCACAGCGGGGTCGACCTCCGGGGGATCCTCCGCGCCGCATGGTACGACGTGAGGAACCTGACCCTCGAGCAGGGTGCGAGCACGCTGACGCAGCAGCTGGCGCGGAACCTCTTCCCGGACGTCCTGAAGCCGGAGAAGACGGCGCACCGGAAGTTCCAGGAGATGCTCCTGGCTTTCGAGATCGAGCGCCGCTACACGAAGCAGGAGATCCTCCGCCTCTACTGCAACCAGGTCTACATGGGCCACGGTCGGTACGGAATCGAGGCCGCGTCGCGCTTCTTCTTCGGCAAGTCGGCCAAGGAGATGGACCTGCCGGAGGCCGCGCTGCTCGCCGGCCTGGTCCAGAGGCCCGAGGGCCTCTCGCCGTTCCGCCACCCGGAGCGCGCCCTGAAGCGCCGCAACCACGTGCTCGAGCGGATGGCGGAAGAAGGCTACCTCCGGCCGGCCGCGGCCCGGGCCGCCGAGCGCGAGCCGCTCCGACTGTCGGCGCTACGGGAGAGCGCGAACCTCGCCCCGTACTTCGTCGAGGAGGTCCGACGGCTCCTGCAGTCCAAGTACGGCGACGAGAGCCTGTATCAGTCCGGGCTCGAGGTACGGACGACGCTCGACCCCCGCCTCCAGGGCCTGGCCAACGCTGCCATGGACGTCGGGCTGCGCGAGCTGGACAAGCGGCAGGGCTGGCGGGGAGTGAAGGTGCGGGTGCCGCCCGGAGAGTCCCCCGACGCCTGGGACCCGCCGTCGTGGCGCGACGGCGTCCAGCCGGGCGAGGTCGCCGACGCGGTGGTGGTGTCGGTCTCGGAGGCGCACGCCCGCGTGCGGGCCGGTCCCTACCGTGGGACGCTGGGGCCCGAGGAGATCGCGTGGACCGGGCGAACGTACGCCTCGTCCCTGCTGAAGCGCGGCGACGTGATCCGCGTCCGCATCGAGCCCGGCGGCCTCGACGGCGCGCCCACCTTCCTCCTGGAGCAGGAGCCCCGCGTCGAGGCCGCCCTCGTCGCCATCGATCCGGCCACCGGCGCGGTTCGCGCGCTGCTCGGCGGATTCGACTACCGCCGAAGCGAGTTCGACCGCGCGATCCAGGCCCGGCGCCAGTGCGGGTCGGCGTTCAAGCCGTTCGTCTACGCGGCGGCGCTCACCCAGGGGATGACGCCGGCGGAGACGATCCTCGACGAGCCCACCGTGTTCATCGACCCCCAGACCTTCGTGCCCTACGAGCCCGAGAACTACTACGACAGGTACTACGGGAACCTGACCCTGCGTCACGCGCTGGAGAACTCCGTCAACATCGCCACCGTGAAGCTCCTGGGCCGGGTCGGCTTCGCTCCGGTGATCGACATCGCGCGCAGGCTCGGCATCAGCACGGAGCTGAAGCCCTACCCCTCGCTCGCCCTCGGCGCGTTCGAGGTGAGCCTCCTCGAGCTGACCAGCGCTTACGGAGCGTTCGCCGATCAAGGGGTCCGCGTGGAGCCGCACCTGGTGGAGGAGGTCCGCTCGAACGACGGCGCAGCGCTCGAGCGGGCCAAGCCGGAGGTCCGGGACGCGGTGAGCCCGCAGATCGCGTACCTCATGAATCGCCTCCTCGAGGGGGTCGTGACCGACGGGACCGGCGAGGCCGCCGCGGAGCTGGGCCGGCCGCTGGCCGGAAAGACCGGGACCACCAACGACTTCACCGATGCCTGGTTCATCGGCTACGCGCCGGACCTCGTGGTCGGCGTATGGGTCGGGTTCGACGAGAAGAAGAGCCTCGGCAACCGGGTGACCGGCGCGCAGGCGGCGCTCCCGATCTGGAAGCAGTTCATGGAAACGGCGTACGAGGGGCGCGCCGCCGAGGACTTCCCGATCCCCACCGGGGTCACGATCGCGTCGATCGACTCGACGACGGGCCTCAAGGCGAGCGACGCGGCGGGCTGCGCGCCGGTGATATCGGAGGCCTTCCTCGCGGGAACCGAGCCGACCGCGTACTGCTCCGAGGCGGAGCACCTGCGCCTCAAGTTGCCCTATCCGTTCCAGCGTTATCCGCTCGACGAGGACGGCGCGCTGGCGGTCCCTTCCGCCGACCTGGACCGCCTGCTCTCCTCGGAGCCCACGGTCCGCCTCACGATCGGGGGGCGCCGCCTCGAGGCCGTGACCCCCGACGGCAAGGTGTCGCTGCCGATCCGGCGCGTCCCCGGCCGCGTCGCCGATCCGATCCCGGAAGAGGCGCGGGGGAAGGTCGATCCCGCGGGCTGGATCGGAAAGGACGGGCGCCGCGCCACCGCGGTCATGATCCGCCGCTAG
- the uvrB gene encoding excinuclease ABC subunit UvrB, protein MATFEIVSDFKPTGDQPAAIEALSKGLDEGRRDQVLLGVTGSGKTFTVANVVARANRPTIVMAHNKTLAAQLYQEFRRLFPRNAVEYFVSYYDYYQPEAYVPQSDTYIEKEATINEEIDRMRHSATRALFERRDVLIVASVSCIYGLGSPEAYHGMMLLVERGERLDRDRAIRKLVEIQYERTPADLRRGAFRVRGDTLEIWPAYAEDALRIEFWGDEVEKLSRIDPVRGKAVEALERAPVYPNSHYVTPREDLLRAIDAIRAELKERVAMLEGEGKLLEAQRIEQRTIFDLEMMQEVGYCHGIENYSRHLTGRREGEPPPTLIDYLPKDALLVIDESHATVPQIEGMFKGDRARKTTLVNFGFRLPSAIDNRPLTFEEFEARRGQTLYVSATPARYELALAGGEIVEQVVRPTGLLDPETVVRPVEGQVDDLLGEIRARVGRGERVLVTTLTKRMAEDLTEYYKELGVRVEYLHSDVETLERVRILRDLRRGEFDVLVGVNLLREGLDLPEVSLVAILDADKEGYLRSERSLIQTIGRAARNVNGTAILYAERITDSMRFALDETARRRAVQKAYNDANGITPETIRRAVDELMGTPLAADYSTVPLEEEEGEEVFEDAEALEAEIARLDTRMRSAAERLDFEEAAAHRDRIRYLREKAVLA, encoded by the coding sequence GTGGCCACTTTCGAGATCGTGTCCGATTTCAAGCCGACCGGGGACCAGCCCGCGGCGATCGAGGCGCTCTCGAAGGGCCTCGACGAAGGGCGCCGGGACCAGGTGCTCCTGGGCGTGACCGGCTCCGGGAAGACGTTCACGGTGGCGAACGTCGTCGCCCGCGCGAACCGGCCGACGATCGTCATGGCCCACAACAAGACGCTGGCGGCCCAGCTCTACCAGGAGTTCCGCCGGCTCTTCCCGCGGAACGCGGTGGAGTACTTCGTCTCGTACTACGACTACTACCAGCCCGAGGCGTACGTCCCGCAGTCCGACACCTACATCGAGAAGGAGGCGACGATCAACGAGGAGATCGACCGGATGCGCCACTCGGCCACCCGGGCGCTCTTCGAGCGGCGCGACGTGCTGATCGTGGCCAGCGTCTCGTGCATCTACGGGCTCGGGTCGCCGGAGGCCTACCACGGGATGATGCTCCTCGTGGAGCGCGGGGAGAGGCTCGACCGCGACCGGGCGATCCGGAAGCTCGTGGAGATCCAGTACGAGAGGACCCCCGCCGACCTCAGGCGCGGCGCGTTCAGGGTCCGGGGGGACACCCTCGAGATCTGGCCGGCGTACGCGGAGGACGCGCTCAGGATCGAGTTCTGGGGGGACGAGGTCGAGAAGCTCTCGCGAATCGACCCGGTCAGGGGCAAGGCGGTCGAGGCGCTCGAGCGCGCCCCCGTGTATCCCAACAGCCACTACGTGACGCCGCGGGAGGACCTGCTGCGCGCGATCGACGCGATCCGCGCCGAGCTCAAGGAGCGCGTCGCGATGCTGGAGGGGGAGGGGAAGCTCCTCGAAGCCCAGAGGATCGAGCAGCGCACGATCTTCGACCTCGAGATGATGCAGGAGGTCGGCTACTGCCACGGGATCGAGAACTACTCGCGTCACCTCACCGGGCGGCGCGAAGGGGAGCCCCCCCCGACCCTGATCGACTACCTGCCGAAGGACGCGCTCCTGGTGATCGACGAGAGCCACGCGACCGTGCCGCAGATCGAGGGGATGTTCAAGGGGGACCGCGCCAGGAAGACCACCCTCGTGAACTTCGGCTTCCGCCTCCCGTCCGCCATCGACAATCGCCCGCTGACCTTCGAGGAGTTCGAGGCGCGTCGGGGACAGACGCTCTACGTGTCGGCTACCCCCGCGCGGTACGAGCTCGCGCTCGCCGGCGGCGAGATCGTCGAGCAGGTGGTCCGCCCCACCGGACTCCTCGACCCCGAGACGGTGGTCCGGCCGGTGGAGGGGCAGGTGGACGACCTCCTCGGGGAGATCCGGGCGCGCGTCGGGCGCGGGGAGCGCGTGCTGGTCACCACGCTCACCAAGCGCATGGCCGAGGACCTCACCGAGTACTACAAGGAGCTGGGCGTCCGGGTCGAGTACCTGCACTCCGACGTCGAGACGCTGGAGCGGGTCCGGATCCTGCGGGATCTGAGGCGCGGCGAGTTCGACGTGCTGGTCGGGGTCAACCTGCTCCGGGAGGGGCTCGACCTGCCGGAGGTCTCGCTGGTGGCGATCCTCGACGCGGACAAGGAGGGGTACCTCCGGTCGGAGCGCTCGCTCATCCAGACCATCGGGCGCGCGGCGCGGAACGTGAACGGCACCGCGATCCTCTACGCCGAGCGGATCACCGACTCCATGAGGTTCGCCCTCGACGAGACCGCGCGCCGCCGCGCGGTCCAGAAGGCGTACAACGACGCGAACGGGATCACCCCCGAGACGATTCGCCGCGCGGTGGACGAGCTGATGGGGACGCCGCTGGCCGCCGACTACTCCACGGTCCCGCTCGAGGAGGAGGAGGGCGAGGAGGTGTTCGAGGACGCCGAGGCCCTCGAGGCCGAGATCGCCCGCCTCGACACGCGGATGCGGAGCGCCGCGGAGCGGCTGGACTTCGAGGAGGCGGCGGCGCATCGCGACCGGATCCGCTACCTGAGGGAGAAAGCGGTGCTGGCGTGA
- a CDS encoding lipoate--protein ligase family protein, with protein MRVPFRLLVDGCLDGASNMAVDEAVLESYVDAEPPPVPTLRLYAWSPPAVSLGRRQPASGAHDAAYLRDEGIHLVRRPTGGRAVLHEHERTYAVIGRLGRPPFDGGVLDTYRRIAAALVAALRLLGVDARGEDPAGGHPRDPGPFGPPVCFDRAGAHEITAGGRKLVGSAQLRRHGAFLQHGSLPLRADPVRLSRAIGAPADASRFVDLGGALGRVPDTRTIDAAIAAAFTHTLGVEAAPGSLTSGEAARAAFLRVAKYSLDAWNLEGREPAGGPGSPRR; from the coding sequence GTGCGAGTCCCGTTCCGGCTCCTCGTCGACGGATGCCTCGACGGCGCGTCCAACATGGCCGTCGACGAGGCGGTGCTGGAATCGTACGTCGATGCCGAGCCCCCTCCCGTGCCGACCCTTCGGCTCTACGCCTGGAGTCCGCCGGCCGTGTCCCTCGGTCGAAGGCAGCCCGCGTCCGGCGCGCACGACGCGGCGTATCTCCGCGACGAGGGCATCCACCTGGTGCGCCGGCCGACCGGCGGGCGCGCGGTGCTCCACGAGCACGAGCGGACGTACGCGGTCATCGGGCGCCTGGGGCGCCCCCCGTTCGATGGAGGCGTCCTCGACACCTACCGGCGGATCGCCGCGGCGCTCGTCGCGGCGCTACGCCTGCTCGGGGTCGATGCGCGCGGCGAGGATCCGGCCGGCGGCCACCCGAGGGACCCCGGGCCCTTCGGACCGCCGGTCTGCTTCGACCGGGCGGGAGCGCACGAGATCACCGCCGGCGGGAGAAAACTCGTGGGTTCCGCCCAGCTCCGCCGCCACGGGGCGTTCCTCCAGCACGGCTCCCTCCCGCTCCGAGCGGACCCTGTGCGCCTGTCGCGGGCGATCGGGGCGCCGGCGGACGCGTCGCGATTCGTGGACCTAGGAGGAGCGCTCGGGCGCGTCCCGGACACCCGGACGATCGACGCCGCGATCGCCGCGGCCTTCACGCACACCCTCGGCGTCGAGGCGGCCCCCGGGTCGCTCACGTCGGGCGAGGCGGCGCGCGCCGCGTTCCTGCGCGTCGCGAAGTACTCGCTCGACGCGTGGAACCTCGAGGGCCGCGAGCCGGCCGGTGGACCCGGGAGTCCCCGGCGCTAG